The Streptomyces sp. NBC_01353 genome contains a region encoding:
- a CDS encoding plasmid stabilization protein gives MPRGSSPKRERQYERIKESGEKRGMSEDRAKEMASRTVNKERARSGESKSASRSSTQGKSASQRGGEKSGGGSSSERTKDDLYQEAKKRNIEGRSNMTKQQLKNALGH, from the coding sequence ATGCCCAGAGGAAGTAGCCCCAAGCGCGAGCGCCAGTACGAGCGCATCAAGGAGTCCGGCGAGAAGCGCGGCATGTCCGAGGACCGCGCAAAGGAGATGGCCTCCCGCACCGTGAACAAGGAGCGCGCACGGTCGGGCGAGAGCAAGTCGGCCAGCCGCAGTTCCACCCAGGGCAAGTCCGCCTCCCAACGCGGTGGCGAAAAGTCCGGCGGTGGGAGTTCGTCCGAACGCACCAAGGACGACCTGTACCAGGAGGCCAAGAAGCGCAACATCGAGGGCCGCTCCAACATGACGAAACAGCAGCTCAAGAACGCTCTCGGCCACTGA
- a CDS encoding plasmid stabilization protein has product MPRGSSAKRERQYEHIKESGKDRGMSEGRAKEMASRTVNKERARSGESKSASRSSTQGKSASQRGGEKSGGGGSSDRTKDDLYQEAKKRGIEGRSTMTKQQLKNALGH; this is encoded by the coding sequence ATGCCCCGAGGAAGCAGTGCCAAGCGCGAGCGCCAGTACGAACACATCAAGGAGTCCGGCAAGGACCGCGGAATGTCCGAGGGCCGCGCAAAGGAGATGGCCTCGCGCACCGTGAACAAGGAACGCGCGCGATCGGGCGAGAGTAAGTCGGCCAGCCGCAGCTCCACGCAGGGCAAGTCCGCGTCACAGCGCGGTGGGGAGAAGTCCGGCGGTGGCGGCTCGTCCGACCGAACCAAGGACGATCTCTACCAGGAAGCGAAGAAGCGCGGCATCGAAGGCCGCTCAACCATGACGAAGCAGCAGCTCAAGAACGCCCTCGGCCACTGA
- a CDS encoding gas vesicle protein GvpG: MGLLKEVLLLPAAPVRGTAWVLRQVVAEAERQYYDPAVIQRELAQLVAVFEAGEMDECEFNRREDELLARLEHAGRAGGAQGAGT; this comes from the coding sequence ATGGGTCTGCTCAAGGAGGTGCTGCTGCTGCCCGCCGCGCCGGTCCGGGGCACGGCGTGGGTGCTCAGGCAGGTTGTCGCCGAAGCGGAGCGGCAGTACTACGACCCGGCCGTGATCCAGCGGGAGCTGGCGCAATTGGTCGCCGTGTTCGAGGCCGGCGAAATGGACGAGTGCGAATTCAACCGCCGGGAGGACGAACTACTGGCCAGGCTGGAGCACGCCGGCAGGGCGGGCGGGGCGCAGGGGGCGGGGACATGA
- a CDS encoding WhiB family transcriptional regulator — MESWRRFAACRTQVPDLLLPVGTGAPAPAQAEEAKRVCQGCPAKACLGWPWTTHVRCRRSGAETAMDRATGGA; from the coding sequence ATGGAGAGCTGGCGCCGCTTCGCGGCCTGCCGGACCCAGGTCCCCGATCTCCTCCTTCCCGTGGGAACCGGCGCGCCCGCGCCGGCCCAGGCCGAGGAGGCGAAACGCGTCTGCCAGGGCTGCCCGGCAAAGGCATGCCTGGGCTGGCCATGGACGACTCATGTCAGGTGTCGGAGGTCGGGGGCGGAGACGGCGATGGACCGTGCGACCGGCGGTGCCTGA
- a CDS encoding GlsB/YeaQ/YmgE family stress response membrane protein produces the protein MEISGIVSALVIGVIIGLLGRLALPGRQHIGVLWTIVVGIAAALLGTVIARMMGVADTDGVDWIEWVVQIVLAALGVAALSRAKGLR, from the coding sequence GTGGAAATCTCGGGAATCGTCAGCGCGTTGGTCATCGGGGTGATCATCGGACTCCTGGGCCGCTTGGCCCTGCCGGGGCGGCAGCACATCGGAGTGCTGTGGACCATCGTGGTCGGCATCGCGGCCGCTCTCTTGGGGACGGTGATCGCCCGCATGATGGGGGTCGCGGACACCGACGGCGTGGACTGGATCGAGTGGGTGGTACAGATCGTCTTGGCGGCGCTCGGCGTGGCCGCGCTCTCCAGGGCGAAGGGCCTGCGCTGA
- a CDS encoding gas vesicle structural protein GvpA: MTVVPAQPASTASGGGSSGLYDVLELVLDRGLVIDVFVRVSLVGIEILKIDIRVVVASVDTYLRFAEACNRLDLEAGPRKNPGLPELVGEATESGAHRKTKGALSGAAQSISDAFHQVRGDDAEAEKESAPSKSRRRSSTSTRGEEKE; the protein is encoded by the coding sequence ATGACTGTCGTTCCTGCCCAACCCGCGTCAACCGCCTCCGGAGGCGGCTCCAGTGGCTTGTACGACGTCCTCGAACTGGTACTGGACCGCGGCCTGGTGATCGACGTGTTCGTGCGGGTCTCCCTGGTCGGCATCGAGATCCTGAAGATCGACATACGTGTCGTCGTCGCCAGTGTGGACACCTATCTGAGGTTCGCCGAGGCCTGCAACCGGCTCGACCTGGAGGCCGGTCCGCGGAAGAACCCGGGCCTGCCCGAACTCGTCGGCGAGGCCACCGAGTCGGGCGCGCACCGCAAAACAAAGGGCGCCCTGAGCGGCGCCGCCCAGAGCATCTCCGACGCCTTCCACCAGGTGCGCGGCGACGACGCCGAGGCGGAGAAGGAGTCGGCCCCGAGCAAGTCCCGGAGGCGTAGCAGCACCAGCACCCGCGGGGAGGAGAAGGAATGA
- a CDS encoding gas vesicle protein, with protein MTMPSGLPRPYDDHSGDANLADILERVLDKGVVIAGDIRINLLDIELLTIKLRLVVASVERAKEMGIDWWEQDPALSSRARQGELGRENDELRRRVAELEARTET; from the coding sequence ATGACCATGCCCTCCGGCCTCCCCCGCCCCTACGACGACCACTCCGGTGATGCCAACCTCGCCGACATCCTCGAACGCGTCCTCGACAAAGGCGTCGTCATCGCCGGGGACATCCGCATCAACCTCCTCGACATCGAGCTCCTCACCATCAAGCTGCGCCTCGTCGTCGCGTCCGTCGAGCGGGCGAAGGAAATGGGGATCGACTGGTGGGAACAGGATCCGGCGCTCTCCTCCCGGGCGCGGCAGGGTGAGCTGGGCCGGGAGAACGATGAACTGCGCCGCCGGGTCGCCGAGTTGGAAGCAAGGACGGAGACATGA
- a CDS encoding Ku protein has product MAKFALRGRERLGLLRPYGDALLLHSMRWDDEVRDPNELTPDDVDLTEKEIGVALALLEAMSVEHLADIGESELTDHYREAPGAHPRIAACSALVAGQRCHTRCSPRSSSRRPSAASASSSMTIPARRTASAPLRTPGHRPRCSRWPRRAGTPRPATAAPGGRRKASRPVDAPPSRPTPRGRRAR; this is encoded by the coding sequence GTGGCCAAGTTCGCCCTCCGCGGCCGCGAGCGCCTCGGCCTGCTCCGCCCCTACGGCGACGCGCTCCTCCTGCACTCGATGCGCTGGGACGACGAAGTTCGCGACCCGAACGAGCTGACCCCCGACGACGTCGACCTCACCGAGAAGGAGATCGGCGTGGCGCTCGCCCTCCTGGAGGCCATGTCTGTGGAGCACCTGGCCGACATCGGCGAGTCGGAGCTGACCGACCACTACCGCGAGGCGCCTGGTGCCCACCCGCGTATCGCCGCGTGCTCAGCTCTCGTGGCGGGGCAGCGCTGCCACACGCGGTGCTCGCCGAGGAGCTCCAGCAGGCGCCCCAGCGCGGCCTCCGCGTCGTCGTCGATGACGATCCCGGCGCGTCGGACGGCATCCGCGCCGCTGCGAACGCCGGGGCACCGGCCGCGGTGCTCCCGATGGCCTCGCCGAGCCGGTACGCCTCGTCCAGCAACAGCAGCACCCGGGGGTCGACGGAAGGCGAGTCGGCCGGTAGACGCCCCGCCTTCGCGTCCCACGCCCCGTGGGCGTCGGGCCCGGTAG
- a CDS encoding profilin produces the protein MYLQEVLGSGCVAQAEVLRMDGTVRTSTGPWLTTVQEGRRLASLFEAPADTIAAGITVGGRTYVAAQADRRLLHGKRGTAGVVAVRHPPFIVVALYGEEHRPADAVLAIGNLADLLASRAEHPDSPPRHPAGPQAKF, from the coding sequence ATGTATCTGCAGGAAGTACTCGGGTCGGGCTGCGTGGCCCAGGCCGAGGTCCTCCGCATGGACGGCACGGTGCGCACGTCGACGGGGCCGTGGCTCACGACGGTCCAGGAAGGCAGACGGCTGGCGAGTCTGTTCGAAGCGCCGGCGGACACCATCGCCGCGGGGATCACGGTAGGCGGACGCACATACGTGGCCGCGCAGGCTGATCGGCGTCTCCTGCACGGCAAACGTGGGACAGCCGGCGTAGTGGCCGTTCGGCATCCTCCATTCATCGTGGTCGCCCTGTACGGAGAGGAGCACCGTCCCGCGGACGCGGTCCTGGCCATTGGCAACCTTGCCGACCTTCTCGCGTCCCGTGCCGAGCACCCGGACTCGCCCCCGCGGCATCCCGCGGGGCCCCAGGCCAAGTTCTGA
- a CDS encoding gas vesicle protein K — MTSPRPRRVELDPDTVERDLARLVLTVIELLRELMERQALRRVEVGDLTEEQEERLGLTLMLLEDRMGVLRNRFGLKPEDLNIDLGPLGKLL, encoded by the coding sequence GTGACCTCACCGCGGCCCCGGCGGGTCGAACTCGACCCCGACACGGTCGAACGTGACCTGGCACGGCTGGTGTTGACCGTCATCGAGCTGCTGCGGGAACTGATGGAGCGCCAGGCACTGCGTCGGGTCGAGGTCGGCGACCTCACCGAGGAGCAGGAAGAGCGGCTCGGGCTGACCCTCATGCTCCTCGAAGACCGGATGGGCGTGCTCCGGAACCGGTTCGGCCTGAAACCGGAGGATCTCAACATCGACCTGGGCCCTCTGGGCAAATTGCTCTGA
- a CDS encoding gas vesicle protein, whose translation MADTSEHGTEKTDQRQPVHAAAVIRAAKEQLTELLSQPAEAVSACERHENGVWRLSVEVLELPRVPDTVSLLASYDVEVDDHGVLIGYRRTWRYERGRVDRR comes from the coding sequence ATGGCCGACACATCCGAGCACGGTACGGAGAAGACGGACCAGAGGCAGCCGGTCCACGCCGCCGCGGTGATCCGGGCAGCGAAGGAACAGCTGACGGAGCTGCTGTCTCAGCCGGCCGAGGCGGTCAGCGCCTGCGAGCGCCACGAGAACGGCGTCTGGCGGCTGTCGGTCGAAGTCCTCGAGCTGCCCCGGGTCCCGGACACCGTGAGCCTGCTGGCCTCGTACGACGTGGAGGTCGACGACCACGGCGTGCTCATCGGCTACCGGCGCACCTGGCGTTACGAGAGGGGTCGTGTAGACCGCCGCTGA
- a CDS encoding GvpL/GvpF family gas vesicle protein, translating to MTPGPLLYVYAVVASSPAPYPPPTPDELPDAPLGASLALVEHRGLTAVVEPVDAGEFDESPLREHLEDLDWLASVARAHHRVVDAVGRRTTTVPIRLATICRGEAGVRRLLSSGHDRLRASLERVAGTEEWGVKLYVDDDADPSDRTESQRPATSSGSADSPGSSGSAHVDGSAGRDYLRRRLDDRRTRQDRAARISDTADRVHALLATRATDAVRHPPQHARLSHTPGRNVLNTAYLVPVEGREAFLEAVPAPDDLPDGVRVDMTGPWVPYSFAQSALEPEANR from the coding sequence ATGACCCCGGGACCCCTGCTGTACGTGTACGCCGTCGTCGCCTCCTCCCCCGCGCCCTATCCGCCTCCCACGCCGGACGAACTTCCCGACGCCCCGCTCGGCGCGAGTCTCGCGCTGGTCGAGCACCGGGGGCTCACCGCCGTCGTCGAGCCCGTCGACGCGGGCGAGTTCGACGAGAGTCCACTGCGGGAGCACCTGGAGGACCTCGACTGGCTGGCATCGGTCGCCCGCGCCCACCACCGAGTGGTGGACGCCGTCGGTCGCCGCACCACGACAGTTCCGATCCGGCTGGCGACCATCTGCCGCGGCGAGGCGGGGGTACGCCGACTGCTGAGCTCCGGCCATGACCGGCTGCGCGCGAGCCTCGAGCGGGTCGCCGGCACGGAGGAATGGGGCGTCAAGCTGTACGTGGACGACGACGCGGACCCATCGGACCGGACCGAATCGCAAAGACCGGCCACTTCGTCAGGCTCGGCGGATTCGCCAGGATCATCGGGCTCTGCGCATGTCGACGGCTCGGCGGGGCGCGACTATCTGCGCCGGCGCCTGGACGACCGCAGGACCCGCCAGGACCGCGCCGCGAGGATCTCCGACACCGCTGACCGCGTCCACGCGCTGCTCGCGACCCGCGCGACCGATGCTGTACGCCACCCGCCGCAACATGCGCGGCTCTCGCACACCCCCGGCCGGAACGTACTCAACACCGCCTATCTCGTCCCGGTCGAGGGACGGGAGGCCTTCCTGGAAGCGGTCCCGGCGCCGGACGACCTACCCGACGGCGTACGCGTGGACATGACGGGCCCCTGGGTGCCGTACTCCTTCGCCCAGAGCGCCCTCGAACCGGAAGCGAACCGATGA
- a CDS encoding GvpL/GvpF family gas vesicle protein, giving the protein MSTYVYGITRAEQKLPDDAEGIGQPPMPVRTVRSGALVALVSDAPIELKPKRRDLLAHQRVVIGAASGGPVLPLRFGGVSPDDATVASILDEHQDRYLERLAALEGKDEFNVKASHHEEAVLAAVLAEDPELLRRHAANRAAKGGDHAARLAFGELVARAVAEREQADAALVGQTLAPRAAGTRPGPEGTGWLANLSFLVERERQEEFLEAVRRLHEEHEHLQVQVTGPLPAYSFAAAD; this is encoded by the coding sequence ATGAGCACCTACGTCTACGGCATCACCCGCGCGGAACAGAAGCTGCCGGACGACGCCGAGGGCATCGGCCAGCCACCGATGCCGGTGAGGACCGTGCGGAGCGGCGCGCTGGTTGCCCTGGTGAGCGACGCACCCATCGAGCTGAAACCCAAGCGGCGCGACCTGCTGGCCCACCAAAGGGTGGTGATCGGTGCTGCGAGCGGAGGGCCCGTGCTACCGCTCAGGTTCGGCGGGGTCTCCCCCGACGACGCCACCGTCGCATCGATCCTCGACGAACACCAAGACCGCTATCTGGAGCGCCTCGCAGCACTCGAGGGCAAGGACGAGTTCAACGTGAAGGCCTCCCATCACGAGGAGGCCGTGCTGGCAGCCGTGCTGGCCGAGGACCCCGAGCTGCTGAGGCGGCACGCTGCCAACCGCGCGGCGAAAGGCGGCGATCACGCGGCGAGGCTGGCGTTCGGCGAGCTCGTGGCCCGAGCGGTCGCCGAGCGGGAGCAGGCCGACGCTGCGCTGGTCGGGCAGACGCTCGCCCCTCGTGCAGCCGGGACGCGCCCAGGCCCGGAGGGCACCGGATGGCTGGCCAACCTGTCGTTCCTGGTGGAACGAGAACGACAGGAGGAGTTCCTGGAAGCCGTCCGGCGCCTGCACGAGGAACACGAACACCTGCAGGTGCAGGTGACGGGCCCGCTGCCGGCGTACAGCTTCGCCGCGGCGGACTGA
- a CDS encoding gas vesicle protein has protein sequence MTGRDAVAVRDEEEIALVDLLDRLLAGGVVLAGDITLRIADVDLVRIDLKALVSSVGDAVPSPWKQVTT, from the coding sequence ATGACGGGCCGCGATGCGGTGGCGGTCCGCGACGAGGAGGAGATCGCCCTCGTCGACCTCCTGGACCGGCTCCTGGCCGGCGGTGTGGTCCTTGCAGGAGACATCACCCTGCGCATCGCCGACGTCGATCTCGTACGCATCGATCTCAAGGCGCTCGTCAGCTCCGTCGGCGACGCCGTGCCGTCCCCGTGGAAGCAGGTGACGACGTGA
- a CDS encoding YihY/virulence factor BrkB family protein — translation MNPKTNPERGETREPSTGGSGSVGPSRQVEERAPDRLSQMPRRSWKAVLRGTLKEFKDDELTDRAAALTYYGILAIFPALLALVSVLGIAGESATRQVLDNIQTLAPGPARDVITDAVQQLQGNSGLGSIAAIVGLILAIWSASGYIAAFIRTSNAVYDMPEGRPVWKILPLRFVLTVTLMILLVASALIVVFTGGLAQQVGDALGVGDTAMTVWSIAKWPVLVLLVTIMIALLYWAAPNAKGRGFRWITPGSFLALVLWMIASAGFALYVANFGSYNKTYGTLAGVIIFLVWLWITNLAILLGLEFDAEMTRQRAIAGGHPKDEEPYVEPRDTRKWTDEDRQRLE, via the coding sequence ATGAATCCGAAGACGAATCCAGAGCGAGGTGAGACCCGCGAGCCCAGTACTGGCGGGTCCGGCAGCGTAGGGCCATCCAGGCAAGTGGAGGAGCGGGCGCCGGACCGGCTCTCGCAAATGCCCCGTCGGTCCTGGAAAGCCGTGCTGCGCGGCACGCTGAAGGAATTCAAGGACGACGAGCTTACCGACCGCGCCGCGGCCCTGACCTACTACGGCATCCTGGCCATCTTCCCGGCTCTCCTGGCGCTCGTGAGCGTGCTGGGAATCGCGGGTGAGTCGGCCACCAGACAGGTGCTGGACAACATCCAGACGCTCGCGCCCGGCCCCGCACGCGACGTGATCACCGACGCGGTGCAACAGCTTCAGGGCAACAGCGGTCTCGGATCCATCGCAGCCATCGTCGGCCTGATCCTGGCCATCTGGTCCGCCTCCGGATACATCGCCGCGTTCATCCGGACCTCGAACGCCGTCTACGACATGCCCGAGGGCCGTCCCGTTTGGAAGATTCTCCCGCTGCGCTTCGTCCTCACGGTGACGCTCATGATCCTGCTCGTTGCCAGCGCGCTGATCGTGGTGTTCACCGGCGGCCTGGCACAGCAGGTGGGCGACGCCCTTGGGGTAGGAGACACGGCGATGACGGTGTGGTCGATCGCGAAGTGGCCGGTCCTGGTGCTCCTCGTCACCATCATGATCGCCCTCCTGTACTGGGCCGCTCCGAACGCAAAGGGCCGCGGCTTCAGATGGATCACCCCCGGCAGCTTCCTTGCGCTCGTACTCTGGATGATCGCCTCGGCCGGCTTCGCGCTCTACGTGGCGAACTTCGGTTCGTACAACAAGACGTACGGCACCTTGGCAGGTGTGATCATCTTCCTGGTATGGCTGTGGATCACCAACCTGGCCATCCTCCTCGGCCTGGAGTTCGACGCCGAGATGACGCGCCAGCGCGCCATCGCCGGCGGCCACCCCAAGGACGAGGAGCCTTACGTCGAGCCCCGGGACACACGTAAGTGGACTGATGAGGACCGGCAACGCCTTGAATGA
- a CDS encoding phosphatase PAP2 family protein produces the protein MAAAEVLSNGIAKQLVERRRPPKDWIPQDDVEDRPDSSSFPSGHTAAAVAFTAAVTPSWPWAGAACAAHRAPSCCSATGTWNTATICMSAPSRIPGVAIGVNSAMKPVSNAAYLRTSPSSATGLVPSRRRGPATGPSSDPYGARLARDGNLRSRFPWRAHGHALLPRRPVGCGSGSQPPVGADPCALRILVRHM, from the coding sequence ATGGCGGCCGCAGAAGTCCTGTCCAACGGAATCGCGAAACAGCTCGTCGAACGGCGTCGGCCGCCCAAGGACTGGATCCCGCAGGACGACGTGGAAGACCGGCCCGACAGCTCCTCCTTCCCTTCTGGGCACACCGCGGCCGCAGTGGCCTTCACCGCGGCTGTCACGCCCTCATGGCCATGGGCGGGTGCAGCCTGCGCCGCACACCGGGCACCCTCGTGCTGTTCAGCGACAGGCACATGGAACACCGCGACCATCTGCATGAGCGCGCCGAGCAGGATTCCAGGGGTGGCCATCGGAGTGAACTCGGCAATGAAACCGGTGTCGAACGCGGCGTACTTGAGGACGTCGCCGAGTAGCGCCACCGGGTTGGTGCCCTCCCGCCGGCGCGGTCCCGCCACTGGGCCCTCGTCCGATCCGTACGGGGCACGCCTGGCTAGGGATGGCAACCTCCGATCGAGGTTCCCGTGGCGCGCTCATGGCCACGCCCTTCTTCCGCGCCGCCCAGTGGGCTGTGGGAGTGGTTCACAGCCACCCGTCGGGGCGGATCCATGTGCGCTTCGGATTCTCGTTCGGCACATGTGA
- a CDS encoding VOC family protein, which yields MVLAAADVVGAPCWLSLAARDRQAAERFYGAVLGWTFRQGRFGRAFSVAEVDGVPVAGIGAVAGEFAVPVAWTPYFAVDDADEAVARVRERGGTVGVGPVSYPPGGRAALVSDREGAAFGIWDGDVLAEWSVGAERSAVWLELHTGNAFDAAIFYGEVLGWGQGDSGACCDTSYEEDQVVLRRRGHPVARMNSGPVEEAAARPQLRPRWLVHFKVPDLERAVALALENGGSTVTGLEWGGGRRTTLRDPDGGLFTLDDSNQAT from the coding sequence GTGGTGCTGGCGGCAGCGGATGTGGTCGGTGCTCCGTGCTGGCTGAGCCTGGCGGCGCGTGACCGGCAGGCAGCGGAGCGCTTTTACGGGGCGGTGCTGGGCTGGACCTTCCGACAGGGCCGCTTCGGCCGGGCGTTTTCGGTGGCCGAGGTCGACGGCGTTCCGGTCGCCGGCATCGGGGCTGTGGCGGGCGAGTTCGCCGTACCGGTGGCCTGGACGCCGTACTTCGCCGTGGACGACGCCGACGAGGCCGTCGCCAGGGTGCGCGAGAGGGGCGGCACGGTCGGGGTGGGCCCAGTCTCCTACCCACCCGGGGGCCGGGCGGCGCTGGTGTCCGACCGTGAAGGTGCCGCCTTCGGTATCTGGGACGGCGACGTTCTTGCCGAGTGGAGTGTCGGTGCCGAGCGGTCGGCCGTCTGGCTGGAGCTCCACACCGGCAATGCGTTCGACGCGGCGATCTTCTACGGCGAGGTACTGGGATGGGGCCAGGGCGACAGCGGCGCCTGCTGCGACACCTCCTACGAGGAGGATCAGGTCGTGCTCAGGCGGCGCGGGCATCCCGTCGCCAGGATGAACAGTGGTCCCGTCGAGGAGGCCGCAGCTCGACCGCAGCTTCGGCCGCGCTGGTTGGTCCACTTCAAGGTCCCGGATCTGGAAAGGGCGGTCGCGCTCGCGCTGGAGAACGGCGGTAGCACCGTCACCGGGCTGGAGTGGGGCGGCGGCCGTCGGACGACACTCCGGGACCCCGACGGCGGCCTTTTCACCCTCGACGACTCGAACCAAGCGACATGA
- a CDS encoding FAD-dependent oxidoreductase, translating into MRHLPGTYESYWMETGTGPEHPSLTGDLEVDVAVVGAGVAGICTAWELARAGLRVALLEGDRVAAGVTGYTTAKLSAQHGLLYAHLRKSFGVEGARQYARSQQEAVDYVDRVAAELGIDCELERVPAYTYVESAHAVDQLRAEADAAREAGLAASFVAETGLPYPVAGAVRVDHQAQFHPRKFLLALVADLVERGGTVHERTRIVSLDEGEPCRLTAESGAEIVARDVVVATHYPVFDRALLFSRLEPHRELVIAAALPADEDPQGMYLTQEQNTRSVRTAPYGEGKRLLIVTGEKFTPGVGDVGERYEQLATWTLERFPAARITHRWAAQDNTTTDKVPFVGPFHPGSRHVYVATGFGGWGMSNGVMSGRLLAAQITGGKLPWASLYDPRRLHARETPSLLKVQGSVLKHFVGDRLRTSHADSIDEIAPGTGALVRVGGRRCAVYRDENGATHAVSARCTHLGCLVHFNDAERAWECPCHGSRFAVDGSVLQGPAVHPLEPRSLPETD; encoded by the coding sequence ATGAGACACCTGCCCGGTACCTACGAGTCGTACTGGATGGAAACGGGGACGGGGCCCGAGCATCCCTCCCTGACCGGTGATCTGGAAGTCGATGTGGCAGTGGTCGGTGCCGGTGTCGCCGGGATCTGCACCGCCTGGGAACTCGCACGCGCCGGGCTGCGGGTCGCCCTGCTCGAAGGCGACCGCGTGGCGGCGGGAGTCACCGGTTACACCACCGCGAAGCTCTCCGCCCAGCACGGCCTCCTCTACGCCCATCTGCGCAAGTCCTTCGGAGTGGAAGGAGCGCGGCAGTACGCGCGCTCGCAGCAGGAGGCCGTCGACTACGTCGACCGGGTCGCGGCGGAGCTGGGGATCGATTGCGAGCTGGAACGGGTGCCGGCATACACGTACGTGGAGTCGGCGCACGCGGTCGACCAGCTGCGGGCCGAGGCGGACGCGGCGCGCGAGGCAGGGCTGGCGGCTTCGTTCGTCGCGGAAACCGGGCTGCCGTATCCCGTCGCGGGCGCGGTCCGGGTGGACCACCAGGCACAGTTCCATCCACGGAAGTTTCTACTCGCTCTCGTCGCTGATCTCGTCGAACGCGGCGGGACCGTGCACGAACGAACGCGGATCGTCTCGCTCGACGAGGGCGAGCCCTGCCGGCTCACCGCCGAGAGCGGGGCCGAGATCGTGGCCCGTGACGTCGTCGTCGCCACGCACTACCCCGTCTTCGACCGCGCCCTGCTGTTCTCCCGGCTCGAACCGCACCGTGAACTCGTCATCGCGGCCGCCCTGCCTGCCGACGAGGACCCTCAGGGCATGTACCTGACCCAGGAGCAGAACACCCGGTCGGTGCGGACCGCTCCGTACGGCGAGGGGAAGCGGCTGCTCATCGTCACCGGGGAGAAGTTCACACCGGGCGTCGGCGACGTGGGCGAGCGCTACGAGCAGCTCGCCACCTGGACCTTGGAACGCTTCCCTGCCGCGCGGATCACGCACCGGTGGGCGGCGCAGGACAACACCACCACCGACAAGGTGCCCTTCGTCGGGCCCTTCCACCCCGGCTCCCGGCACGTGTACGTGGCGACCGGCTTCGGTGGCTGGGGCATGAGCAACGGCGTCATGTCCGGCCGGCTCCTCGCCGCCCAGATCACGGGCGGCAAGCTGCCCTGGGCCTCGCTGTACGACCCGCGACGCCTCCACGCCCGCGAGACACCGTCCCTGCTGAAGGTGCAGGGTTCGGTTCTCAAGCACTTCGTGGGCGACCGGCTCCGCACCTCCCACGCCGACAGCATCGACGAGATCGCGCCCGGTACCGGAGCCCTCGTACGGGTCGGTGGGCGGCGCTGCGCGGTCTACCGCGACGAGAATGGCGCGACGCACGCCGTGTCCGCGCGCTGCACCCACCTGGGCTGCCTCGTCCACTTCAACGACGCCGAGCGCGCCTGGGAGTGCCCCTGCCACGGATCCCGATTCGCCGTCGACGGCTCCGTTCTCCAGGGCCCTGCCGTCCACCCGCTCGAACCGCGGTCGTTGCCCGAGACCGACTGA